ACATATTGGCATGTCCCTGAACATGGGAAGCACTGGCTATGGGAGTTTCTCCGGGGGAGGTACTCAATACGATTTTTCTCCCCGTCAATGCAATCGCTTTACGGATCATTTCCACTTCTGCGGTATGGTAAGGCCTGGAAAGGTCATCTACCTTTATGAAATCCACGCCCCAGGAGGCATATAGTTTGAATAAAGAATTGTAATATTCCTGGGCACCATCACGCCCAGCTACTACAGTGTACATATCGCGCAGCCACTGACACTGCAATTCTGTACTGTAAATGTCTTTCGCAGTTGCCTTACTTCCCATAATGGGCAGGTTGCGTTTTACGGCTTCAACCGGAATACCCCGCATGATATGGATGCCGAATTTCAATCCTTTCTTATGAATATAGTCTGCCAATGGCTTAAACCCTTTACCACCAGCTGCAGAAGGGAAACGGTTTACTGCGGGTTGAAACCTGCCATATTCATCAAGTACATAATCCGGATTGGTCTCATTATACCCATGTGCTTTGTCATTGCCTACATACCAGCGGATATCTACGATCACATATTCCCATCCAAAAGCCTTCAGGTTTTTAGACATATAATCTGCATTGGCTTTTACTTCTGATTCCACTACGGTAGGACCAAAGCAATCCCAGCTGTTCCAGCCCATAGGAGGCGTCTTTGCCCAGTCATGAAAGTCTTTTTGCTGTGCCTTTACGGTGGCCAGTGTTCCAAACAGGAACGCTGTTGCCAATACGATTTTTTTACTGACCATAATAACTGTCCGGACCATGTTTACGTTCAAAATGTTTTTTAATTAATGCAGCTTTCAATTTTGGCGACTGCGGATTAATCTGATTGGTCAGCATAGCCATTTGTGCTACAGATTCCAGTACAGCGCTATTATACACTGCTTTTTCTGCGGTCTTCCCCCAGGTAAATGGAGCATGATTTCCAACCAGGATCATTTCGACTTCATGATGACTATAGCCGAGTTCTTTAAAATGGTTAATGATCTGGAAACCGGTTTCATACTCATAATTTCCTTTGATCATTTCATCATTCATCGGTGGGGCGCAAGGAATATCCACCGTCAGGTGATCAGCATGGGTGGTCCCAAAAATAGGAACATCCATTTGCGCCTGAGCCCAGGAAGTGGCATAAGTAGAATGCGTGTGTACAATGCCATTTATGCCATCCCAATGCTTGTAAAGGACGGCATGGGTTTGGGTATCTGAGGATGGTCTGAGTGATCCCTCGATGGTATTTCCGTCAAAATCTACGATCACCATTTTATCTGGCGAAAGATCTTTGTAGGGCACCCCACTTGGTTTAATGGCAAAAACGCCCTCATCCCGGTCGGCCGCACTCACATTTCCGAAAGTAAAAAGTACCAGGTTTAGCCTTGGTAGCTCCATGTTGGCCTCGTAGGCCATTTCACGTATGTTTTTATAACTGCTCATGATAGCTTGGTTTGATATCTTTCTGATGATGGTGTTCCAGGTAATTGCCTAAGGCCAGGTATTCCTGGTATTGTTTGCGGTATCGCGCTATATTTTTCTGATTTGGCTGATATTCTGCTTCGAATCCTGTGCCCATTGCTTCCATTGCCGCTTCAATATTTGGATGAATTCCAGCCGCTACAGCTGCAAACATGGCGGCTCCCAATGCGCAGGTATGCTCAAACCGGTGAATTCTGATGGGCATTTCCAATACGTCTGCCATCATCTGCATGATGTAAGGTGATTTTTTGGCTACTCCGCCTATGCCGATAATACCTTCTACCGGTACACCCTGATCTCTGAAACGTTCAACGATACACTTGGCACCAAAACAGGTCGCCGCTACCAGGGCCCGGAAAATACGGGGGGCATCGCTGCCCAGGCTTAAGCTGGTGATAGCTCCTTTGAGTTCCTGATTGGCATCTGGAGTTCGTCTGCCATTTAACCAGTCAACAGCCAGCTCTCCTGACTCTTCATCAGTCAATAGCTGGGCTTGTTCGCTTAGACGGGAAATAATTTTCGATTCCAATTCCTCTTTTAAAGCAATAGCAGTTGCTCCATCAATCAGAGCAGATGCAGAAAGCAATTGATTTAAAGGCCAGCTGATTAAGTTTTTAAACCAGGCATATACATCACCAAAGGCCGATTGGCCTGCTTCCAGCCCCATCATTCCCGGAATAACAGAGCCGTTTACTTGTCCGCAGATGCCCTTTACCAGTCTGCCATCAAGGTCGGCAGAAGGAGCAATCAGGATGTCGCAGGTACTGGTACCCATGATTTTACATAGGTGATAAGGGGCGATTTGTCCACCCACTGCACCCATATGTGCGTCAAATGCACCTACTCCAACTACTACCTCAGTGGATAATCCTAAACGGGTTGCCCATTCCTCACTCAATATCCCCGCTGCCTCATCTGAAGTATGGGTGTCCTGAAAAAGTCTTTCCCTGAATCCGGACAATAGGGGATCCAGCTGACTGAAAAATTCATCAGGTGGAAGGCCGTCAAACTGTTCCGCCCAAAGGGCTTTATGTCCGGCCGCACAGCGACTTCTTTTCATCTTCAGGACATTATTGCCCCCGGTAAGCAGGAAGGGAATCCAGTCGCAGTGTTCTACCCAGGAAAAGGCAGCATCGCGGACAGCTGTATCTGCCCTTAATACGTGAAGAAGTTTTGCCCAGAACCATTCTGAAGAATAAATCCCGCCAACATATTGAAGGTAATTGGTCTCAAATTTAGTTGCGTGTTCATTAATTTCTGCAGCTTCCCTGATTCCGGTATGGTCTTTCCAGAGCACGAACATGGCATTTGGATTTTCTTCAAAACCGGGGGTAAGCGCCAGAGGCGTTCCGGTTTTGTCGACAGCTACAGGGCTGGAGCCTGTGGTATCCACAGAAATTCCTTTTATAGCGCTGGCTATACTGGAACCACCAGCTTTTGCGATACAATCTTTAACCGTATGCTCCAATCCCTCGATATAGTCCAGCGGATGTTGTCTGAACTGATTTGAGGAGGGGTCACAATACAGGTTTTTCTGCCATCTTTTATAATAGTAGACAGATGAGGAGAGCTCGGCTCCATTTTCGGCGTTTACAATTACAGAACGCACAGAGTCGGAGCCGTAATCAATACCGATGACATATTTGGTTAGTTTCATGGTCATTACAATAAACGTCTAATTAACGTTTATTTTTTTGACAAATGAAAATTATTGTGAAATTTCTTTCAGATTGCCTGGATTACATACTAATCAGATGCTCTGGATTAGGGATGAAATTCAGGAAAGATTGGAACTTGGCTTTGTATTTATTTTTATCAAGTGTATAATAAAAAGCTCCCCGTTTGGAGTTGGATTTATCTTTTTCCGTGAGTTTGATGAGCAGGTCGGTAGAGTTGACTTTACGGATAAAATTCCGGTTGTCGATCTTGGTGTTGTATACCTGTTCATAAAGATTCTGCAATTGAGGAATGGTAAACTTTTTCGGCAGCAACTCAAATAGGATAGGGTGTAAGGCCGCTTTGTAACGAATTCTTTTTTTAGCTTCTTCAACCATTAAGTCATGATCAAAGATGAGGGAGGGAGCTTCATTAATCAAAAACCATTCTGCATGGTAGCTGTCGCTGATCTGTGTTTTGTATTTATTGATGTCTATCAAAGCAAAGTAGGCCACAGATATGGTACGTTCTATCGGGTCTCTTTCCGGACTTCCAT
This region of Pedobacter steynii genomic DNA includes:
- a CDS encoding NUDIX hydrolase, whose protein sequence is MITYTEQTRVLVAVDCIIFGFDGEQLKILLIKRGFQPAKDQWSLMGGFVEANENLYGAAERILYQLTGLKDLYLEQLKAYGSPERDPIERTISVAYFALIDINKYKTQISDSYHAEWFLINEAPSLIFDHDLMVEEAKKRIRYKAALHPILFELLPKKFTIPQLQNLYEQVYNTKIDNRNFIRKVNSTDLLIKLTEKDKSNSKRGAFYYTLDKNKYKAKFQSFLNFIPNPEHLISM
- a CDS encoding L-ribulose-5-phosphate 4-epimerase; translation: MSSYKNIREMAYEANMELPRLNLVLFTFGNVSAADRDEGVFAIKPSGVPYKDLSPDKMVIVDFDGNTIEGSLRPSSDTQTHAVLYKHWDGINGIVHTHSTYATSWAQAQMDVPIFGTTHADHLTVDIPCAPPMNDEMIKGNYEYETGFQIINHFKELGYSHHEVEMILVGNHAPFTWGKTAEKAVYNSAVLESVAQMAMLTNQINPQSPKLKAALIKKHFERKHGPDSYYGQ
- a CDS encoding ribulokinase; its protein translation is MKLTKYVIGIDYGSDSVRSVIVNAENGAELSSSVYYYKRWQKNLYCDPSSNQFRQHPLDYIEGLEHTVKDCIAKAGGSSIASAIKGISVDTTGSSPVAVDKTGTPLALTPGFEENPNAMFVLWKDHTGIREAAEINEHATKFETNYLQYVGGIYSSEWFWAKLLHVLRADTAVRDAAFSWVEHCDWIPFLLTGGNNVLKMKRSRCAAGHKALWAEQFDGLPPDEFFSQLDPLLSGFRERLFQDTHTSDEAAGILSEEWATRLGLSTEVVVGVGAFDAHMGAVGGQIAPYHLCKIMGTSTCDILIAPSADLDGRLVKGICGQVNGSVIPGMMGLEAGQSAFGDVYAWFKNLISWPLNQLLSASALIDGATAIALKEELESKIISRLSEQAQLLTDEESGELAVDWLNGRRTPDANQELKGAITSLSLGSDAPRIFRALVAATCFGAKCIVERFRDQGVPVEGIIGIGGVAKKSPYIMQMMADVLEMPIRIHRFEHTCALGAAMFAAVAAGIHPNIEAAMEAMGTGFEAEYQPNQKNIARYRKQYQEYLALGNYLEHHHQKDIKPSYHEQL
- a CDS encoding glycoside hydrolase family 27 protein: MNVNMVRTVIMVSKKIVLATAFLFGTLATVKAQQKDFHDWAKTPPMGWNSWDCFGPTVVESEVKANADYMSKNLKAFGWEYVIVDIRWYVGNDKAHGYNETNPDYVLDEYGRFQPAVNRFPSAAGGKGFKPLADYIHKKGLKFGIHIMRGIPVEAVKRNLPIMGSKATAKDIYSTELQCQWLRDMYTVVAGRDGAQEYYNSLFKLYASWGVDFIKVDDLSRPYHTAEVEMIRKAIALTGRKIVLSTSPGETPIASASHVQGHANMWRTVDDFWDNWPMLKDHFEVFERWNKYRAAGAWPDGDMLPLGKIGIRAERGNPRMSAFTKDEQYTLMTLWTIFRSPLMFGGDLPSNDAFTLSLLNNPEVIHVLNSSSNNKQLFRNEYGICWVADDPKTGDKYVALFNPGDADQPIEIAVNLNDLGFSGSCKVRDLWSKTDKGTAKGNFTASINKHGAGLYRISAIK